Below is a genomic region from Candidatus Tanganyikabacteria bacterium.
CCAGCAGGTCGCCCGCGGCGCGGCGGACGGCCGCAGCCAGGTCGGCGTACGTGGCGACCTCGCCCCGGGACGTCCACACCGCCGGCGCGTCGGGCCGGGCGGTGGTCGGAAGCGGGAACGGGAGCGAGGGCAAACTCATCCTCCTTGGGGCGTTATACCAAAGGCCCGCGGTTGCTATGCAGTGCTAGAATGCGCCCGACATGCCCCTGGCGCCAGCCTTGTTGCAGCCGGTCGGCCAGCTTTCTCGCCGGGCGGAGGCCCTGGCCTTCGACCGGGCGGCGGTTGACCCCCGCACCGCGCAGGCCCGGCTGCTGCTCGAGTACCTGGAGGCCAGCAAGGACACCGAGTTTGGCCGCCTGCACGGCTTCGGGGCGCTGGCGACTCCCGAGCGTTTCGCGGCCCGCCTGCCCCTCATGTCGCCCGAGGACTCGCAACACTGGGTGGGGCGCCTGCTGCGGGGCGAGCGCAAGCTCTTGACCGCCGAGGATCCCATCTTCTACGGCCTCACCACCGGCTCGTCGGGCCACCACAAGTACCTCCCGATCACGCCCGGGTACCGGACGGCGTTCCAGCGCACCGTGAAGGTGGCGTTCTGGCACCTGTACCGCCGGTTTCCCCGGGCATTCCGGAGCCGCCTGCTCTACTTCGTGGGCCCGCGGCGGTTCGAGGTGGCACCCGACGGCCTGGATGTCGGCTCGATGAGCGGCTACAACTTCACCGAGCAACCGCCCCTCGTGCGCGCCCTGTACGCCTGGCCGGGCGAACTCTTCGCTGTGCCCGACCTTAACACGCGTAGCTACCTGGCCTTGCTGCTAGCCATACGCGGCGACATCTCGCTGATCACCGGCGTGTTTCCCTTGCCGATCATCTCGCTGCTGCGCGATCTCGAGCAACGGGCGGAAGACCTGGCGACCGACCTGGAGCGGGGGACCCTGCGCGGGGCGGGGCCGCTCACGCCTCACCAGCAGGCGTTCTTCGCCCGCGGGCCCCGGCCCGACCTGGCCGCCAGGCTGGCGCGGGCGGCGCGAGCGCCCGTCGAGGAGAAGGCCGCGCTCGCCTGGCCGAACCTGGATCTCTGCTACTGCTGGTGCACGTCCACGGCCGGCTCCTACGTCCCCGAGTTGCGGCGACGCCTGGGGCCCGGGGTCAAGGTGCGCGACGCCATCTACGCGGCCACCGAGGCCTGGTGCAACGTGCCGCTGGGGGACGAGGAAACCGGCGGCCCCCTGGCGATCACTTCGGCCTACTACGAGTTCATCCCCGAGGCTGGAGGCGATCCGGTGCCGCTGGAAGGCCTGCGGGACGGGGCCCGGTACTTCATCGTGGTGACCACCGCCGCGGGCCTCTACCGCTACGTCATCGGCGACCTGGTCGAGGTCTGCGGGCAGTACCTGGCGACGCCGCGCATCCGCTTCGTGCGCAAGGCGGGAGCCAGTTCCAACCTCGCGGGCGAGCAACTCGACGAGTCGCACGTCAACCAGGCGGTCGGCGAGGCGCTTGCGAGTCTGGGGGGCGAACTTTCCTGGTTCGCGCTGGTGGGCGATACCGGCGGCGAGCAGCCCGGCTACGATCTGCTGCTCGAGCCGGCACCCGGCGCGGCCCTGTCCGACGTCGCCCTCGATGCCCTGGGAGCCGAGGTCGAGGCGCGGCTGGGCCGCATCGCCTACAACTACGGCCTGCACCGCGGAGGGGGCCGCCTGCGGGCGCTGCGCGCCGTCCGGGTGCCCGCGGGCAGCTATGCGGCCTGGCGCGGCCGCAAGGTCGCCGGCGGCACCAGCGAGGCGCAGCTCAAGTCGGTCCACCTGTACGCGCTCCGCGCCGAGGTGCCGCCGGAGTTCGCCGCTATCAGTC
It encodes:
- a CDS encoding GH3 auxin-responsive promoter family protein gives rise to the protein MPLAPALLQPVGQLSRRAEALAFDRAAVDPRTAQARLLLEYLEASKDTEFGRLHGFGALATPERFAARLPLMSPEDSQHWVGRLLRGERKLLTAEDPIFYGLTTGSSGHHKYLPITPGYRTAFQRTVKVAFWHLYRRFPRAFRSRLLYFVGPRRFEVAPDGLDVGSMSGYNFTEQPPLVRALYAWPGELFAVPDLNTRSYLALLLAIRGDISLITGVFPLPIISLLRDLEQRAEDLATDLERGTLRGAGPLTPHQQAFFARGPRPDLAARLARAARAPVEEKAALAWPNLDLCYCWCTSTAGSYVPELRRRLGPGVKVRDAIYAATEAWCNVPLGDEETGGPLAITSAYYEFIPEAGGDPVPLEGLRDGARYFIVVTTAAGLYRYVIGDLVEVCGQYLATPRIRFVRKAGASSNLAGEQLDESHVNQAVGEALASLGGELSWFALVGDTGGEQPGYDLLLEPAPGAALSDVALDALGAEVEARLGRIAYNYGLHRGGGRLRALRAVRVPAGSYAAWRGRKVAGGTSEAQLKSVHLYALRAEVPPEFAAISRS